DNA from Terriglobia bacterium:
GTCATATCAACGGAGTGGGCCAGCGGCTTGGGCCTTGCACCCCGGAGAGATTCTCAAACAGGAGTTTCTTAAGCCGCTCAAATTGTCGGGTTATGCGTTGGCCAAGGGGATTAGAGTTACCCCGCAAAGCGTCAGCGACATTGTCTTGAAGAAGAAGGGAATCAGTGCGGATATGGCCGTCCGTCTCGG
Protein-coding regions in this window:
- a CDS encoding HigA family addiction module antidote protein, whose protein sequence is MSYQRSGPAAWALHPGEILKQEFLKPLKLSGYALAKGIRVTPQSVSDIVLKKKGISADMAVRLGVFFNTTPEFWMNLQAAYELATARQQNKKQVAKIRPYHHAA